The bacterium genome contains a region encoding:
- a CDS encoding DUF4159 domain-containing protein, which translates to MLAAVLGHYALVMPDLYDRLLAAHPALRIPFLMAGLQGSVLMFARACGGAAVVFLATAFCVMFVLRGWVLWLYRKCCLSTYVVGLLCIMLINRATTLLLDSNISLDGSGVNPVTVFFTRWHLLWPVWTGLLLTGVLHLLSLRRKVIGLYTGIHDERPATGDRVVENILSNGRDPLFRKSLLGSLGLHVLVILVIPCLLTMRGCVEPYRVPKGSGTPATLASVVKITKVVKKKAKKRKFVVNPRSAISFHIPDLDESVAARQVEADTQLTYKADPMRGLTGTGKAGKMGAGGGTQGGWPDGMDNAKVRFIRMEYSGRGWDDGMDMTTRADLNFLSAFNKLTGFKVSTTPESHPISLLRKYPKGGAPPFVYMTGDAGINVTAGEIAAMREYLLDGGMLFADCGSPQWNNSFRQFVRQLLPGESLVTISDDDPLFQIPYAFPNGAPPLWHHGGTRAMGIKHKGRWVVFYHPGDINDAWKTGHSGMDSAMAEGAIHMGVNIIYYAFTHYLEMTRKYRQ; encoded by the coding sequence GCGGTCCTGGGCCACTATGCCCTGGTCATGCCCGACCTGTATGATCGCCTGCTGGCCGCGCATCCGGCGCTCAGGATCCCATTCCTGATGGCGGGCCTGCAGGGATCCGTCCTGATGTTTGCCCGGGCCTGCGGCGGCGCGGCGGTGGTTTTCCTTGCCACCGCGTTTTGTGTGATGTTTGTGTTGCGCGGGTGGGTGCTATGGCTGTACCGCAAGTGCTGCCTGTCCACCTACGTGGTGGGGCTGCTGTGCATCATGCTCATCAACCGCGCCACCACGCTCCTGCTCGACTCGAATATCAGTCTGGACGGTAGCGGGGTCAACCCGGTGACGGTGTTCTTCACGCGCTGGCATCTCCTGTGGCCGGTGTGGACGGGGCTCCTGCTGACCGGCGTGCTGCACCTGCTCTCCCTGCGCAGGAAGGTCATCGGACTCTATACGGGCATCCACGACGAGCGGCCCGCCACGGGGGATCGTGTGGTTGAGAACATCCTGTCCAACGGGCGGGATCCGCTGTTCCGCAAAAGCCTCCTGGGCAGCCTGGGGCTGCACGTGCTGGTGATCCTGGTCATTCCGTGCCTGTTGACGATGCGCGGTTGTGTGGAGCCTTACCGCGTGCCGAAGGGCAGCGGTACGCCCGCCACCCTGGCCTCGGTGGTCAAGATCACCAAGGTTGTCAAGAAGAAGGCCAAGAAACGGAAATTCGTTGTCAATCCGCGCTCGGCAATCTCCTTCCATATCCCCGACCTGGATGAGTCCGTGGCGGCGCGACAGGTGGAGGCCGATACGCAACTGACCTACAAGGCCGACCCCATGCGGGGGCTCACCGGGACGGGCAAGGCCGGTAAGATGGGGGCGGGGGGCGGTACGCAGGGCGGCTGGCCGGATGGGATGGACAACGCCAAGGTCCGCTTCATCCGCATGGAATACAGCGGTCGCGGGTGGGATGACGGGATGGACATGACCACCCGGGCCGATCTCAACTTCCTGTCCGCCTTTAATAAGCTTACCGGATTCAAGGTGTCCACAACGCCCGAGAGCCATCCGATCAGTTTGCTGCGCAAGTATCCCAAGGGCGGCGCGCCGCCGTTTGTCTACATGACGGGCGATGCCGGCATCAATGTGACAGCAGGCGAGATCGCGGCGATGCGCGAGTACCTGCTGGATGGCGGCATGCTTTTTGCCGACTGCGGGAGTCCGCAGTGGAATAACAGTTTCCGCCAGTTCGTGCGCCAGTTGCTTCCCGGCGAGTCCCTGGTGACGATCTCCGATGACGATCCCCTCTTCCAGATACCGTATGCCTTTCCGAACGGCGCGCCGCCGCTCTGGCATCACGGTGGTACCCGCGCGATGGGCATCAAGCACAAGGGGCGGTGGGTGGTCTTTTACCATCCGGGCGATATCAATGACGCCTGGAAAACCGGGCACTCGGGGATGGACTCCGCCATGGCGGAGGGCGCCATCCACATGGGGGTGAATATCATCTACTATGCCTTTACCCATTATCTGGAAATGACAAGGAAGTACCGGCAATGA